A genomic region of Papaver somniferum cultivar HN1 chromosome 7, ASM357369v1, whole genome shotgun sequence contains the following coding sequences:
- the LOC113296619 gene encoding leucine--tRNA ligase, cytoplasmic-like, whose amino-acid sequence MANKEMDGAHNFSRRNKLLEIESDVHTWWDEGDVFKAESCEKPPKLGEKFFGNFPYPYMNGLLHLGHAFSLSKLEFSAAYHRLRGANVLLPFGFHCTGMPIKASADKLAREIERFGNPPVFPSKEDQIVNKVQEPEVDTSGKTEPDKFKSKKSKAASKSGGEKYQWEIMKEYGLSDAEISKFQDPSHWLIYFPPVAKEDLKAFGLGCDWRRSFITTDMNPYYDSFVRWQIGKLKEMGKIVKDLRYAIYSPLDGQPCADHDRASGEGVLPQDYTLIKMEVVAPFPAKMGALEGKRVFLAAATLRPETMYGQTNAWVLAEGRYGAYEINETDVFVVTERAALNLAYQNLSRIPEKPTCLVELIGQDLIGLPLRSPLSFNEIIYTLPMMNVLTDKGTGIVTSVPSDSPDDYMTMNDLKSKKALREKFGVEDKWIMPFEVVPIINIPEFGEKSAEKVCMDLKIKSQNEKEKLAEAKRLTYLKGFTEGTMLAGEFAGMRVQDAKPLIRSKLLENGQAVSYSEPEKKVMSRSGDECVVALTDQWYITYGEEEWRKMAEECLSEMKLYHDETRNGFEHTLSWLNKWGCSRSFGLGTRIPFDEQFLVESLSDSTLYMAYYTIAHMLQNGEMYGRDASLVKPEQMTDEVWNYVFCDGLYPKSSTISQSVLNKMKQEFSYWYPFDLRVSGKDLIQNHLTFTIYNHTALLPQHHWPRGFRCNGHIMLNSEKMSKSTGNFKTLRQAIEDFSADATRFALADAGDGMDDANFVFDTSTSAILRLTKEFSWMEEILESESSLRSGPSTYADRVFLNEINIAVAETEKNFDEYMFRDALKTGFYDLQAARDEYRFSCGIGGMNRDLLWRFMDVQTRLITPICPHYAEYVWRKLLKKDGFVIKAGWPTAGIPDLTLRRANMYLQDTIASMRKLLEKQISGSKKPNKKATPVTLPSTENKPTKGLIYVNEHYDGWKAECLNILRANFNTEAGQFKPDSEIQLALKQSNVGQQANFKQVQKLCMPFLKFKKDEALSVGIQALDLKLPFGEMEVLRENLELIKKHLGLEHVEVLDALDADDIIKAGQHAILLKQTPPSPGSPTSIFLS is encoded by the coding sequence ATGGCGAATAAAGAGATGGATGGTGCACATAATTTTTCTAGAAGAAACAAGTTACTGGAAATTGAAAGTGATGTTCATACTTGGTGGGATGAGGGTGATGTTTTTAAGGCAGAATCTTGTGAAAAGCCTCCGAAACTAGGTGAAAAATTCTTTGGAAATTTCCCTTATCCCTACATGAATGGATTACTTCATCTTGGTCATGCATTTTCATTGTCGAAGCTCGAATTCTCTGCTGCTTATCACCGATTGAGAGGTGCCAATGTACTTTTGCCTTTTGGTTTTCACTGTACTGGAATGCCCATTAAGGCCTCTGCTGATAAACTGGCCCGGGAGATTGAAAGATTTGGAAATCCACCTGTATTTCCGTCGAAAGAGGACCAAATTGTTAACAAAGTACAAGAACCAGAAGTTGATACAAGTGGAAAAACTGAACCAGATAAATTCAAAAGCAAAAAGTCCAAGGCTGCGTCGAAATCGGGTGGTGAAAAGTACCAATGGGAGATTATGAAAGAGTATGGACTCTCAGATGCTGAAATTTCTAAGTTCCAAGATCCTTCTCACTGGCTCATCTATTTCCCTCCTGTTGCTAAAGAAGACCTCAAGGCATTTGGCTTGGGTTGCGATTGGCGGCGATCCTTCATCACAACAGATATGAATCCTTATTATGATTCATTTGTCAGGTGGCAGATCGGGAAATTGAAGGAGATGGGGAAGATTGTGAAGGATTTGAGGTATGCCATCTACTCTCCGTTAGATGGACAGCCATGTGCAGATCATGATAGGGCATCAGGTGAAGGTGTGCTGCCACAGGATTATACCCTGATTAAAATGGAGGTGGTTGCACCTTTCCCTGCTAAAATGGGAGCTTTGGAAGGAAAGAGAGTGTTTTTAGCTGCTGCCACATTGAGACCTGAGACCATGTACGGGCAAACAAATGCTTGGGTTTTGGCTGAAGGCAGATATGGAGCCTATGAAATCAATGAGACTGATGTGTTTGTCGTTACCGAGAGGGCTGCTCTTAACCTTGCCTATCAGAACCTTTCTAGGATCCCAGAGAAGCCGACTTGCTTGGTTGAGCTGATTGGTCAAGATTTGATTGGTTTGCCTCTACGGTCCCCTCTATCTTTTAATGAGATCATATACACACTTCCAATGATGAACGTCCTAACTGATAAGGGTACTGGGATCGTCACCAGTGTCCCAAGTGATTCTCCTGATGATTATATGACTATGAATGATTTGAAATCAAAAAAAGCTCTGAGAGAAAAATTCGGTGTGGAGGATAAGTGGATAATGCCTTTTGAGGTTGTACCCATAATTAACATCCCTGAGTTTGGGGAAAAATCAGCTGAAAAGGTATGCATGGATTTGAAAATCAAGAGCCAGAATGAGAAAGAGAAGCTTGCCGAAGCAAAGAGGTTGACTTATTTAAAAGGGTTCACCGAAGGAACAATGCTTGCTGGAGAATTTGCAGGTATGAGGGTCCAGGATGCGAAGCCATTGATTAGGAGCAAGCTTCTAGAAAATGGCCAGGCGGTTAGTTACAGTGAACCAGAGAAGAAGGTTATGTCCAGATCAGGTGATGAGTGTGTTGTGGCACTTACAGATCAATGGTACATCACGTATGGGGAAGAAGAATGGAGGAAAATGGCTGAGGAATGTTTGTCTGAAATGAAACTCTACCATGACGAGACACGCAATGGATTTGAGCACACCTTGAGCTGGTTGAATAAGTGGGGTTGCTCTCGCTCTTTTGGCTTGGGGACTCGTATTCCTTTTGACGAGCAGTTCCTTGTGGAGTCCTTATCTGATTCCACACTTTACATGGCATATTACACCATTGCCCATATGTTGCAAAATGGGGAAATGTATGGAAGAGATGCATCTTTGGTGAAACCGGAGCAGATGACCGATGAGGTTTGGAATTACGTTTTTTGTGATGGCCTGTATCCTAAATCATCAACCATCTCTCAATCTGTTCTCAACAAGATGAAGCAGGAGTTTTCTTACTGGTACCCGTTTGATCTTAGAGTCTCTGGGAAGGATTTGATACAGAACCATCTGACATTTACTATCTACAACCACACAGCGCTTTTACCCCAACATCACTGGCCTCGGGGTTTTCGATGCAACGGCCATATTATGCTCAACTCTGAGAAGATGTCCAAGTCAACTGGAAATTTCAAGACTCTTCGCCAGGCAATTGAGGATTTTTCTGCGGATGCCACAAGGTTTGCTCTAGCTGATGCTGGTGATGGTATGGATGATGCAAATTTCGTCTTTGACACCTCGACATCTGCAATTTTGCGACTCACAAAAGAATTTTCATGGATGGAGGAAATTTTGGAATCTGAGTCTTCACTCAGATCAGGTCCTTCTACTTATGCAGATAGGGTATTTTTGAATGAGATAAATATTGCTGTCGCTGAGACTGAGAAGAACTTCGATGAGTATATGTTCCGGGACGCTCTGAAGACAGGGTTTTATGACCTACAAGCTGCTAGGGATGAGTATAGATTTTCGTGTGGAATCGGTGGGATGAACCGTGACCTATTATGGCGATTTATGGATGTTCAAACGCGGTTAATTACTCCAATTTGTCCCCACTATGCTGAATATGTATGGAGAAAGCTCTTGAAGAAGGATGGCTTTGTCATAAAAGCAGGTTGGCCCACAGCTGGTATACCTGATCTTACTTTGAGGAGAGCCAACATGTATTTGCAAGACACAATAGCCAGTATGAGAAAGTTGCTCGAGAAACAGATATCAGGGTCGAAAAAACCTAATAAGAAGGCGACGCCAGTTACCCTTCCAAGTACAGAGAACAAACCCACGAAAGGGCTGATCTATGTCAACGAGCATTATGATGGATGGAAAGCTGAATGCTTGAATATTCTCCGAGCCAATTTTAACACTGAAGCAGGCCAATTCAAACCTGATTCAGAGATTCAATTAGCTTTGAAGCAGAGTAATGTTGGACAGCAAGCAAATTTTAAGCAAGTACAAAAGCTTTGCATGCCATTTTTAAAGTTCAAGAAGGATGAGGCACTTTCAGTTGGGATTCAGGCCTTGGATTTGAAGCTACCATTTGGTGAGATGGAGGTTCTCCGGGAGAATTTGGAGCTAATCAAAAAACACTTGGGTCTTGAGCATGTAGAAGTGTTGGATGCGTTGGATGCTGATGATATTATTAAAGCTGGACAGCATGCCATCTTGTTAAAGCAAACTCCTCCTTCACCGGGGAGTCCAACTTCCATCTTTTTGAGCTAG